DNA sequence from the Bradyrhizobium diazoefficiens genome:
AGCCGGAAGCTGCAATACGCGCGCGTGCTGATTTCTTACCAGCAGATTGAGGAGAATCCTGGTCCCGTCCGGAAAGCCGAGCGCGTCATGGTGCTCCGACTGGCTCTCAAGGTTTACTTTGCAGAATTGTGCCACACTGAACGGCACGGAATACGACCCGAACCATTTTCCGCGATATCTGACATTTTTCTCGAAAGCGAGCTCCGTTCCCGGAAGAAGGCACACGGCGAACTCCATCTCTGCCGGGTTGGCAAAACCGCGTGTGCTGGTTCCCCGAAAATCAGTCGATACAAGAGTTTCGCCCAGTTGGGCGGGGCGAGACGCCACAGCGTGCAAACTATAGTCGCACATGCGAGCTCCTATTGCTGGACGCAGCTCCCATCATGAGGCTGCACATGCCAACGCAGCCCTGTGTTGGACTGTTCCTAAATGGGAAGCGTATCGCACGCGGCGGTCGCGCGCGGCGCCGCACGAGTCTATCGACGCCAATCGACAGCACGTCATCGCGCCGCGTGATGATCGCCGATCGTTGTCCTGAAGTGAGCAAAGGCCCGAAGATCCGGAAGATGGCTCAAAAAACGACAGGCGAACAAGAGAAGGAGTTCAAGCAGCTTCAGGCTTGGCTCTCAAAACGTGGAGGTTAGCCATGTCCGCTGCGACACCGGACGCGACCATGCAGCACGATGAGAAGCTCGATAAGATCTGGCGCCTGATCAGCGAGGCCCATTCCGCCCTTCTGGTGACTGCCACCAGCGATGGCACGCTTGACTCCCGCCCGATGGAATGCGTCCAACACGGCTTCCAAGGAACGGTCTGGTTTCTCACGTTCGCAAATTCGTCGAAGGTGAAGGAAATCGCCGACGACAGCCACGTTCTGGTGTCCTACGCGCGTCCTGCCGAATACGAATACGTATCGCTGCCGGGGCGCGCGCGAGTCACCAGAGACAATCGAAAGGCGAGGGAGCTTTGGTCGGAAGCCTTCCGTGTCTGGTTTCGGTCGGGTCCCGATGATCCCGACCTTGTGGTCCTTTCCGTGGATGTCGACGAGGTAAAATACTGGACGGATGCCGCTTCCGTCGTGACGTACGCGTGGGC
Encoded proteins:
- a CDS encoding pyridoxamine 5'-phosphate oxidase family protein is translated as MSAATPDATMQHDEKLDKIWRLISEAHSALLVTATSDGTLDSRPMECVQHGFQGTVWFLTFANSSKVKEIADDSHVLVSYARPAEYEYVSLPGRARVTRDNRKARELWSEAFRVWFRSGPDDPDLVVLSVDVDEVKYWTDAASVVTYAWAYVKARVVGERPRAEQIADVGSIKL